GCTGCAAAGGGGAGACCGATACCTCGTATCCTATGGCGATTTCAGCGAGCGAAAGGTGGGACCATTTCTTCATCTCGCGTAATATACCCGTCGCCTCCCCGTCGAGCGAAATACCCGTCTTCGTTCCGAAACCGAACGCTCTCGCGGTATTGAAGATGCCCGCCCGCCCTACGTTCTGCGCTATCTTTATCACACCGACGTTGCTTGAATTATAAAACACCTGCTCGAAAGTGAGCCATCCATACGGCTTGTGATCGGTTATTGAGACGTTCGCTATGTTAATTTTTCCGTTTTCGCAAAAAATCAGGTCGGACTCAGTGTAAAGATTATTTGCTATGGCGGCGGTCGCGGTTACTATTTTGAAAGTTGAACCGGGTTCGTACGTATCGGTGATCGCGCTGTTCCTGAAATTCGCCACCGGATAACTTGTGCGGTCGTTCGGAGTGAATCCGGGGGCGCTGCCGACGGCAAGCAGATCGCCGGTTTGCGGCTGAAGCAGAATTCCTGTTACCCTATCAGCCTTTGTTTTCAAATAAGCGCTGTTCAGCTCCTCCTGCAGTATCGTCTGGTATTCGAGGTCTATCGTTAAACGGACTTCACCGCCGGGCACAGGTTCGGTCGTTCGGGAGAGCAGTCCGGATATATCTCTTCCTTTTCCGTCGATCTGAAAGATTTTCCTGCCGTCAACGCCGCGGAGGAAATCGTCATAAGATTTCTCTATTCCTTCGATGCCAAGATTATCAACGTCGGTGAACCCGATCGTCTGCGCTCCGATGTCGCCGTATGGATAGTACCTCTTCGACTGTTTTATAGCCGATATACCCTTAAAATCCCTTGCTATAATGTTGAGTCCGGCAGCGGGAGCAACTTTCCGCTCCATCCATACGAAGTTTTTACTGCTTGAAAGTTTTTCGGAATAATAGGATTCGGGTTTACCGAACAGCTCGCTGAAAGATTTCGCTATGAGTTTCGGGTTCTCTACAACGGGAGGGTGGGCGCCGATGTCAAAATGAGGGAGGTTCATTGTCAGTGGAGTACCGTTCCTGTCCGTAATGACGCCTCTTTCGGCTTCAAGCAGTATTTCCTGTTTATAATAACTGTCGCGGACGGAGAGAAGGTCCTCGTGATTTATAACCTGAATCCAGAATAGTTTCGCCATTATCAAGAGCCACACAGCGAGAGTAAGCACTGATAAAAATCCAAGCCTGACTCTGGTGCCTCTCGTCATTACACTAATAGTTATACTTTCGCTTATAGTTTTAAATGGCTTACTCATAGGGAGTTACACTATTCAAATTTAACTTTGCGGCGAGTGTTATAGATTGTGGAGCCGGAAAAACCATGCTCAGATTCTCCCGTGCGAAACTCGTTATCCTGTCCGCCCGCGAGAGAATCGCTACCTCGGCTTTGAGCAGTTTAATCGACGCCTTCTTATGCACCGACTCTTTACTCAGTTGGGAGATCCGGTTGAGGGTGGACGTTACCTCGTTGTTCAGCCGCACATAGCCTATCATCAGACCGAAAGCGAAGATCGTAACCATTACGAAAGTGAACGCCGAAGCCTCTTTCTTCGTTTTTTTGGACGGTATCCTGATTTTAGCCATTCAAATCCTCTCTGCTGCCCTTAGCCGCGCGCTCCGTGAGCGCGGATTGTTTTTAACCTCTGAATCCGAAGGCCTCATGACTTTTTTAGTGAGGATCTTCAAGCGTCTTGTACCTGCCGGTTGGTCGACAGGAGCCGCCGGATCGTATATATAATCAGTCGCTTGCTCCCTGAAAAACCTTTTGACTATCCTGTCTTCAAGCGAGTGGTAAGAGAGGACGACTATCCTGCCGCCCTTCCTCAATAAGTCAACGGCAGAGACGAGTCCGTCAGAGAGACTCGTCAATTCATCGTTTACCGCGATTCGCAGCGCCTGAAATACCCTTGCGAGCGATTTGGTTTTCATCTTACCCATAATCACTCTTTCCACTATTGAAGCAAGTTCGGAGGTCGTATTAACCGGAGAAATTCGGTGAGCCTGCAAGATTGCCGAGGCTATTTTCCTGCTGTGCCTCTCCTCACCGTATTCATAAATCAAATCCGCTAACTCCTTTTCTGTCAGTGAATTAAGGAGTTCGTGCGCCGGGAATCCCGAACCTTGATCCATCCTCATGTCGAGCGGACCGTCTGAAGAGAAGGAGAAGCCGCGTTCGGGTTTGTCTATTTGTGCGGAGGAAACGCCGAGGTCGAACAGGACGCCGTCAACGCCCTCAATGCCCAACCGGTCGGCGATCCCGGTCATCATCGCGAAGTTACCCTGGAACACCTTTGTCGGTGTCGGGGAATCTGTAAATCGTTTTTTGCACCGTTCAACTGCTGTCGCATCTTTGTCTATACCCACATAAAGTGCTTTACTGCTTAAGGATTCGAGGATTCTACCAGCGTGTCCTCCTCCTCCTATCGTACCGTCTATGTAAACCCCGTCGGGGTTCGTAATAAGTAAGTTCTTTACTTCATCCGCCATTACAGGGGTGTGCCACGAATCAACGTTGTCGTCGTGCCCCATGGCGGCATCAACTATAAAACTATCTTTTCGGCAAGAGCCGCCAATTGTTCCTCGGACAATTGTTCCTCGTCCGAACTCTTCTTTTCAAGCTCTTCCGGGTCCCAAATCTCTATTTGTTTCAGCATTCCGATGATTACAGCCTCCTTTTTCAAGCCGGCGACGTCGAGAAGGTTTTGGGGTATAGTTATCCTGCCCTGGCTGTCGTGCCTGCAAACTGTTGCGTATCGAGCCAGATCTCTCAACCATCGCTGGTCGACCGGGTTCATCCTGAGTAGTTTTCGAATCAGATTTTCTTCGAACTGCAGCCAATCTTCAAACGGCATTGCGACGAGACATTTATCTTTGGCAATACTCTTAGTTACTACGAAAGTCTTGTTATTAGCAGGGTGGAGTATCTTTCTGAACGGCGCGGGTATGTTGACACGACCTTTTTCGTCTATCGTGTAACGATATTCTCCTAAAAAAGAATTAGGTTCAGGTGTCATTTTTCACCGCTTTTTTTGTGTTAAAAAGGTTTAATTACCCACAACTACCCCTGAACATACACTATTACCCATCTAGTGTCAAGGAAAAAGTGATATATATTTGAATTATTATCCCTAATTGAGAGAAAAACCCTTTATAAATAACGCTTTCAGGGAATAGATTATTTTGAATTATTTACTCTAACTACCCGATGTTCTAATGTAATTCTATTGATTTTAGTCTGATTCAGTTAAGGAAATGGTTTAAGGGGTCTGACCTGTACGATCCGTTATTCGGAAAGAGCCGGAAAGTATTATTGAGTGCGGGTTAGGGCTTGCCCTGACCGCACATAAAAACCGTTGAAACGGTTGAATTGGTTTCTCGGAGATATCATTGACCCCTGACTTAAGTCAGGGGTTAATTGGAGGATTAAAAATGCAAAACCATTTTAATGGTTTTATTTCTTCATAGGGATAATCCCCGATTTCCGGCGGAATAACGCAGGCACCCTTCGACTCCGCTCAGGGTGATTGCGCTACACTAAGAGGGAGTTTGTAGGGGCAATTCAGGAATTGCCCGCGGATAAGGGAGGGTTTTTCCGAAGGAGTGTCTTCGACACAAACCCTTCTCTACACATCATCACATCAAGGATGTGATAAGATCCCCTCTAATGACCAGCCCGACATTGGTCTGGCGGGGAGGTGTGCTCCTACAATCGGACGGGATTTCTTGACACAAACAATGACCGCATCCGAGGGGGACGCAGATCTGCGTCCTCTACATTTGTGGAGACAATAAAACTATCTCCGCCTCGAATTCATGTGATCGCCCGCCCGCTTGGCTGTCGGACAGGCCTGACATTAGTCGGGCAGGCTTCTTCGTCCCGATCCCGAAGCTTCGGGACTCCTCGCGATGACGTAAGTGCGAGTCAGGATTTATCCTGACCGCACATAATCGTTCCCTATCGGTTTCAATCATCAGTTTCGTCAACCCGCTTGCGGGAGTCTTTTAGTTTGCTGCGCGCTTTCTTTTGTTTCAGCCGTTTTTCTTTCGATGCCGCCGTCGGTCTGGTTTTTTTGCGTTGTTTAGGCTTATAAAGGGCTTTGAGTATGAGATTTTTCAGCCGTTCGAGCGCGTCTTCACGGTTCTGGGACTGTGAGCGTGAACGCCGGGCGTCAATCAAGAGGATACCGTCGTCTGTTACTCTGTTCCCGGCGAGTTTTATCAAACGATTTTTGACGTCATCCGGCAGGGAAGGGGAGTCCGTTATATCAAACCTGAGCTGGACGGCAGTGGAGACCTTGTTGACGTTCTGCCCGCCGGGACCGGAAGAGCGGCTAAAACCGAAACTGATTTCATTATCACTGATAGAAATTTCAGAATTGATTCGGAGCATAACTTATTCGGAGGCGGAGAGTTACATTAACCGTCGAGGACTTCCCGGACTTTTTTACTCAGCAGAGAAGCGGTAAAAGGTTTTTGCAGAAAGGAGAGTCCTTCATCGAGAATACCGTGTTTTGCGATTACGTCTTCCGAATAACCGGATATGAAAAGTACTTTCATATCACTTCTTTTTTCGGCGAGTTTCTCGGAAAGCTCTCTCCCGTTCAAGCCCGGAAGTATAAGGTCGGT
This genomic stretch from Candidatus Neomarinimicrobiota bacterium harbors:
- a CDS encoding PASTA domain-containing protein: MSKPFKTISESITISVMTRGTRVRLGFLSVLTLAVWLLIMAKLFWIQVINHEDLLSVRDSYYKQEILLEAERGVITDRNGTPLTMNLPHFDIGAHPPVVENPKLIAKSFSELFGKPESYYSEKLSSSKNFVWMERKVAPAAGLNIIARDFKGISAIKQSKRYYPYGDIGAQTIGFTDVDNLGIEGIEKSYDDFLRGVDGRKIFQIDGKGRDISGLLSRTTEPVPGGEVRLTIDLEYQTILQEELNSAYLKTKADRVTGILLQPQTGDLLAVGSAPGFTPNDRTSYPVANFRNSAITDTYEPGSTFKIVTATAAIANNLYTESDLIFCENGKINIANVSITDHKPYGWLTFEQVFYNSSNVGVIKIAQNVGRAGIFNTARAFGFGTKTGISLDGEATGILREMKKWSHLSLAEIAIGYEVSVSPLQLAMAYAAAANGGYLLRPRIILSATSGDGTRNFSDDITVIRRVMEPETAAKLKELLLGVVTVGTGKKAYIEGFRVAGKTGTSQKLIDGKYSNEYYASFVAFLPADDPKFLCLVMVDNPRTNLPYGGEVAAPVVKNIFTRIANSNPRLITSKPPRKIERIDGNKESRIIYASQPVSLATVSFNQPKREIRKFDVMPDITGLSLRAALKILGEYNLNAKFSGGGVVLRQNPAVGKSIRAGNLVLLTMENAPE
- the rsmH gene encoding 16S rRNA (cytosine(1402)-N(4))-methyltransferase RsmH; protein product: MGHDDNVDSWHTPVMADEVKNLLITNPDGVYIDGTIGGGGHAGRILESLSSKALYVGIDKDATAVERCKKRFTDSPTPTKVFQGNFAMMTGIADRLGIEGVDGVLFDLGVSSAQIDKPERGFSFSSDGPLDMRMDQGSGFPAHELLNSLTEKELADLIYEYGEERHSRKIASAILQAHRISPVNTTSELASIVERVIMGKMKTKSLARVFQALRIAVNDELTSLSDGLVSAVDLLRKGGRIVVLSYHSLEDRIVKRFFREQATDYIYDPAAPVDQPAGTRRLKILTKKVMRPSDSEVKNNPRSRSARLRAAERI
- the mraZ gene encoding division/cell wall cluster transcriptional repressor MraZ; the encoded protein is MTPEPNSFLGEYRYTIDEKGRVNIPAPFRKILHPANNKTFVVTKSIAKDKCLVAMPFEDWLQFEENLIRKLLRMNPVDQRWLRDLARYATVCRHDSQGRITIPQNLLDVAGLKKEAVIIGMLKQIEIWDPEELEKKSSDEEQLSEEQLAALAEKIVL
- the arfB gene encoding aminoacyl-tRNA hydrolase, with translation MLRINSEISISDNEISFGFSRSSGPGGQNVNKVSTAVQLRFDITDSPSLPDDVKNRLIKLAGNRVTDDGILLIDARRSRSQSQNREDALERLKNLILKALYKPKQRKKTRPTAASKEKRLKQKKARSKLKDSRKRVDETDD